Part of the Drosophila santomea strain STO CAGO 1482 chromosome 2L, Prin_Dsan_1.1, whole genome shotgun sequence genome is shown below.
ttgctgccgttgctgtttGGGTTTCGCTGGTTTTCTAGCTGCCTGATGATCTAATTTGGCAACAATTGTCGTGGTCGTTGATCGCTGATGCCGATGATCGGGGATCGACTAGATCGGCGGGGCCCGCAAgccccatctccatctccatccccataCCAGTCCGGATCcccacacacatgtgtgtgctATTTCTGGGCCTCTGGAGCAGGCTCTCCTCCGCCTGGCGATCGATTGATCTCGATAATGAGTTTCGTTTCGTATCGTTTGGCTTCAGAGGACGCACCCATAATTTCATATGCTCTGTCACCCGAACGATACCTTCCCAATTCCTACGATTATGATTTCCCCGCTTTTTCGCTTGGCTGGATCTGAATACTGGTAGGCATCGATCACACTTGGTGATCTCCGGGCCAAGACTCTATTTTCACTGCTCTCTCATTAAGATCAAGCTCGCGAGTCTCGAGTTTTGAGTCTAATAAGACTTTTTGGCCGGGGCGCGGGCCTACTGAGGCTTGAAGTTTGATTTAGTGACTGCCATTTTGTACTCGTCGTACGTGCAccgaaatttaaataaaatttatgatCCGTCTGCCATAGAAAATGCTTTGCTGGGCAGGCCATAAAATGTCGCGAATGGCTGATTGGGGGGCTCTTATTTTTCGATCCACTCGCttcgatttgtttatttgttcgGAAAGAATAGTATGACCCCATAAAACCAGAATGCGGGGAATATGTGACGAGCTCTGGAAGACCACTCACGATCTTTCTAGATTCCATTGAACCTTCTGGCGGAAATAGGAATtgacttttaattgaatttgaacAACAGAAAATGTGGTCTACGCATCCAgctgataaatatttataagtttGTAATATTAGTTAATTAAActaattcataaatttaacattttccaGAACAGACCAAATACGATTAGttgaagatgatgatgatgattaaaATGCTGTAATAATTGTAAAAAAGCTGTTGCAATATATCCAGAATATAAAATCTGGTATTATAGTTATAgatatatgtttatttaacaTCATTTCAAAATTAAAGCAGTTCGATATTGAAGCTGaagaaaaaatatgtaaagcgGCAGTTCGGTTCACATGACAAAACCTCTTCAATGTTCGGGTAGTAAAATTTGGACATTATCCTGGAATTTAAAAGTACCAAGCCCACCCATTGAATAAAATCGATTTTAAGTTGTTGttgtatgtaaataaatgtattttcatCTTTCTTCGCTTGATGCAATAAATTACTTAGAATTACAAAACATTTTCGTATCAAAATATGTGTTGTTTGCTTATCTTCACTTAAGCTTAAGTAGAACATTTTCAATGTGTACGCGAAAAAGTAGTGGTCATATCAAAAATAGTTTACGGTCTACAGCTAGGCTAAAAATACTATCGTATAAAATATAGAGATATATGTCTTGCTTACGATTGTCTAGCGTTTCATTTGTTCAGCTTAGAGTCTACAGTTAGACATAATACATTATGTACAGGATAAATCGAAGAATACTTTACAAAGTTCATCTTTAGGATATGGGCACGCACTCCAAAATGGTTCGAGCTCTTAAAATTGGTGGTGGTGTTACAAAAGTGTTGCGGGGtgtacaaattaaaatgtaatttttaattttctctTTTCTCGGAGAAAATGCTGactagaaaataaaaacaagtgAAATTCTGCTTGAAGTTGTGTGTCTGCACTGGGAGTTTCGGGAACTTAGAGCCGCCTAAGAGAGCTAGGAACTAATTTTTGGTGGAACATGGCTGGGATCTCAGCTATATAGTGTATATATACGGGCTATAGCAGATCGCCTTACGGCTCGGCATAGCCGGCGTAGTTGAgttcgctgctgctggaggaTCCTGCACTGCCTCCAGGACATCCGCCCTCTGAATGCTTGGTAAGGAGGGACATCCGCGAGAAGGTCTTGGAGCAACTGGTGCAGGAGTACTTCTTGATGTCCGAGTGGGTCTGCAGATGAGCTCGTAGATTCGAGCGATCTGCGAAGGCCCGGTGGCAATGCTGGCAACTGAAGGGTTTCTCTCCCGTGTGCGTGCGAATGTGTCCTTGCAGTAGCCATGGACGCGAGAAGGCCTTGCCACACAGATTACACTTGCAGGGCAACGTGTGGGTGCGAATGTGCATCTTCAGGGCGCCCAACGAAACGTAGGTCTTGTCGCAATCCTTGCAGCTGAAGGACTTCTTCACCTGATTGCCCTCGGCGGCGGGGCAATGGAACTGCTGATGTTTGGTCAGTCCCGAGAAGGTGGAGTAAGATTTCTGGCAGTCCGGGCACTGGTAACGTGGCGGCTGGTTTTTGTCCTTCTTGGCAACTGCATTCGGGATAGTTTCGGGCGACATTTCACCAGTTTTGGCTGCTCCTTGTTCTCCCGGCTGGCTGGTCTTCAGATTCAAGTTCAGGGTCTTGTGCTTCAGGGATAAATCTTCGGGCAGCGAGGAGCTGCAACTGGATTCAGGCGTCATCGATCGCATGGAGTAGTAGGAGTTCTCGGAATAAGCCGGCGAGATAGGCGCATGGTGATGATGGGTATAGCCGCCCAAGCTCGGATAACCGCCCATCGGTGGATAGGGCAGGAATCGATGCTGGCGCACGCCGATGGGTCTGTGGATTATTTCCGACCTCATGGGCGGGGAAACGGAGCTGGCGCGACCATGGAGATAGTGATGTGGTGGCGGCGACAACGAGCCCAGCGAGTCACTTGGGGAACTAGGCGCAATTAGATCGCCACGCAGCGGCGAAATCTGATGACCCGGCTGATTGATGGTCCTGTAGAACTCTGCGGTGTAGGGCGACATGTGGAAGTTCCAGGGATATTTCGGGTAAGTGGGCGTAGGCACAACCACTgaggcggcggcagcggcggccacagcagctgcagcagcgagAGCCGCAGCCTGGGTCTGATTGGGGTCCGagtccacatccacatcgatgtcctcgtcctcctcctcgatttGCTCATCATCTGTGtgatccacatccacaccctCGTCCTCACAACAATCGCTGACGTTGATCAGCTCCTCAGAGGGATTTTCCTCCagaatttccattttcttcACGCACAAATCCTGCGGCTCGTTTGGGGTGTTATTGTGATTCTGAGGCGCCTCGAACTGGTAATTAACTGGGCGCTTTTTCAGAGGGCACTTGCTGTAGTTTTTCTCCACCAACATGTCTTCCACGGTATGCATTTTACTGGCTATTTATTGATAGTCTATCGGAATTGTTGCAAAAAGTTCTCGATTGTCGTCACTTGATTTTTAGTGTGTCCTCATGTTCACCACAGGCACAAATACTCGATCGATGCACAGATACAAAACGCGTGTTCCGTTAAGCAAAGCGGTTGAATATCGGTTATATTTCGGGTATATTGCGTTGCTGGAGCTGGTTATGTGAGTCGGTTAGAGTCTGGGAATAACTGAGCGAGTTTGGCGGTGGTGCGGCCTTTTTATACCGCCCTTGGTTCGGCTGCACTCGGCTAATCACACGAAGCTGCCAAAAGAGAGCGCGGGAGAGCGTACATGTTCTTGCAGGTAGATGCCTCGACCAATCGCCGCGTTCGGCTCGAAAACAGGTTTCGTCTTGTTTATGTAGGATTGCCTCACGTGCCGACTTCGTACACTTGCACCAATCGAAGCCGCAAACGAAGCGATGCCGTTATATTTGCTCTAGTGTGGGATATATAGTCAAATATGTTTACCTGTGTGCGTTGCGCTCTCCGCAGCTGcactctctctccctctctgcATATGCATTCAATGCGCAATAAGGAGAGCTACGATCTTACctagaaatttaaatttaacgaGAAATTGGTAAAACCCCACTTTTGAAGGATTAGCGAACGATGGTTTCCTTTTACctcattatcattatcagGTGCATCATTAGTTGACTTAATAACtgaaatgcaaaaacattGGCAGGTACCCAACAAAAAATACTTACGTTTTTAAGAACAGACGGTAACGGTGTTGCATTAATACGCAGGTAGGATTCTGCATCAATAAAGAAAGCTCTGGAAGGAATTTAAAACATACACattgtacatacatgtacatGTAGTTATATTTGAGATTGCGTAATAAGCTATTGGTCGAAatgaaaaaaacattttagttCCCGCGTTATAAATTAAACGGTATTGTTATAATTTCGAAATTAAtagcaaatataaatatacatatacatatgtatgtatttaattttaatattggtACTAAAAGATAATAACTGTTTATAATAACTTCATAATTTTAATACTTCTATGCCCCAAAATAAATTCCTTAATTAATCTAGAATACTGATAAAAACTAATACTGATAAAAActaattcataaaatatatgcGGAACCGCAACAATCAGtagttaaaataaatttaattaaattaaataaatatattctacaGCGTTTATATagaaaagagaaagagagcatTCTCTTTAAGCTAATTGCTCTCTTCTCACTGTTTCGATTCCACTTTGTTTCTTATTCGCTCTCCAACATTTTCTCTTCGATCTAAGGCGCCAAAGGAgcgatttaaaaaatatgtttatgcGTTTTTGAGATTTGCTGGAGGGAAAGGATCCATGTAGTAGACAACTAACTGGTAAGCAATTAAGGAGAACGTCGAGGTCCTCAAGTGGAAACTGCCGCACACTAACAAGCCCTTCATCAAGTGGCAGATGTGTGGCAACAacaccaaaacaaacaaacggaAAGTGTTCAAGTAACAGATGAGATAGTAGGTGTGGACCCCTCCTCCCAGACGAGTCCTATCCACTGGCAGGACATAAATCAAAGGGAACAGAACCACGTAGGAGACCAGTGCCAATTCCTGATCACTTACCTAAAATCTCGGAAACACTGAGAACAAATTTATAATCATTGTAACAGgtaattttgcataattttgaACAGAAAACATACATGTATGTTTACCATGCACTTTAAATGGATCACCGTTTTGGATAGTATTTTTTCCGTGTAGATGCCACACACAGTTGGCATTTAACTTAATTAGCGTTCTTATCAAGCATTTGTCCCTGTGGCAGGGCGACTGCTGTGCCTGAGGACTCGGATCCAGATGCAGATCGCCCCGTTCCACAGGAATTCCCAGGAAGCAGACTATCCGGGCGTAAGTGCGATCCCACTGAGATTGCCAAACGAGGAACCCAAAAACCGCCAGCATAAATTAATAGATAAACATGTGCAATTCTACAGGACAGGTTTGA
Proteins encoded:
- the LOC120458596 gene encoding protein escargot codes for the protein MHTVEDMLVEKNYSKCPLKKRPVNYQFEAPQNHNNTPNEPQDLCVKKMEILEENPSEELINVSDCCEDEGVDVDHTDDEQIEEEDEDIDVDVDSDPNQTQAAALAAAAAVAAAAAASVVVPTPTYPKYPWNFHMSPYTAEFYRTINQPGHQISPLRGDLIAPSSPSDSLGSLSPPPHHYLHGRASSVSPPMRSEIIHRPIGVRQHRFLPYPPMGGYPSLGGYTHHHHAPISPAYSENSYYSMRSMTPESSCSSSLPEDLSLKHKTLNLNLKTSQPGEQGAAKTGEMSPETIPNAVAKKDKNQPPRYQCPDCQKSYSTFSGLTKHQQFHCPAAEGNQVKKSFSCKDCDKTYVSLGALKMHIRTHTLPCKCNLCGKAFSRPWLLQGHIRTHTGEKPFSCQHCHRAFADRSNLRAHLQTHSDIKKYSCTSCSKTFSRMSLLTKHSEGGCPGGSAGSSSSSELNYAGYAEP